The following proteins are encoded in a genomic region of Shinella zoogloeoides:
- the ychF gene encoding redox-regulated ATPase YchF: protein MGFKCGIVGLPNVGKSTLFNALTKTAAAQAANYPFCTIEPNTGEVAVPDPRMKALATVAGSKEIIPTRISFVDIAGLVRGASKGEGLGNKFLANIREVDAVVHVLRCFEDTDITHVEGRINPVADAETIETELMLADLESLERRVEQTRKRATGKDKESIAQLPVMEAVIKLLNEGKPARLLLKTLAPEEIEVLKSLNLLTSHPVLYVCNVAEADAATGNAHTEAVAAMAKEQGAECVIISAAIESEVAQLPEEEASEFLSALGLEEAGLDRLIRAGYHLLDLITYFTVGPKETRAWTIVRGTKAPQAAGVIHTDFERGFIRAFTIAYDDYIAFKGEVGAKEAGKGRDEGKEYVVQDGDVIHFRFNT, encoded by the coding sequence ATGGGCTTCAAATGCGGTATCGTCGGCCTGCCGAATGTCGGCAAGTCGACCCTCTTCAACGCGCTGACCAAGACGGCGGCCGCCCAGGCGGCGAACTATCCCTTCTGCACCATCGAGCCGAACACCGGCGAAGTGGCGGTCCCCGATCCGCGCATGAAGGCGCTCGCCACCGTCGCGGGTTCCAAGGAGATCATCCCGACGCGCATCTCCTTCGTCGACATCGCCGGCCTCGTGCGTGGCGCCTCGAAGGGCGAAGGCCTCGGCAACAAGTTCCTCGCCAATATCCGTGAAGTCGACGCTGTCGTGCATGTGCTGCGCTGCTTCGAGGACACCGACATCACCCATGTCGAAGGCCGCATCAACCCCGTCGCCGATGCCGAGACCATCGAGACCGAGCTGATGCTCGCCGACCTCGAAAGCCTGGAGCGCCGCGTCGAGCAGACCCGCAAGCGCGCCACCGGCAAGGACAAGGAATCCATCGCGCAGCTTCCGGTCATGGAAGCCGTGATCAAGCTGCTCAACGAGGGCAAGCCGGCCCGCCTTCTCCTGAAGACGCTGGCGCCGGAAGAGATCGAGGTCCTGAAGAGCCTTAACCTCCTGACGTCGCACCCGGTCCTCTATGTCTGCAACGTCGCCGAGGCGGACGCCGCGACCGGCAACGCCCATACCGAGGCCGTCGCCGCGATGGCGAAGGAACAGGGTGCCGAATGCGTCATCATCTCGGCCGCCATCGAATCCGAGGTCGCCCAGCTTCCGGAAGAGGAAGCCAGCGAGTTCCTCTCCGCCCTCGGCCTCGAGGAAGCCGGCCTCGACCGCCTCATCCGCGCCGGCTATCACCTGCTCGACCTCATCACCTATTTCACGGTCGGCCCCAAGGAAACCCGCGCCTGGACCATCGTGCGCGGCACCAAGGCCCCGCAGGCGGCCGGCGTCATCCACACCGATTTCGAACGCGGCTTCATCCGCGCCTTCACCATCGCCTATGACGACTACATCGCCTTCAAGGGCGAAGTGGGCGCCAAGGAAGCCGGCAAGGGCCGCGACGAAGGCAAGGAATACGTGGTGCAGGACGGCGACGTCATCCACTTCCGCTTCAACACGTAA
- a CDS encoding MaoC family dehydratase: MANYTFEDFPPGRRFDFTKRTLTSDEIIAFACEFDPQPMHMDEEAGRASILGGLAASGWHTSAIMMRMLFDAYLDGSTSEGSPGVDSMEWKRPVLAGDTLDGHCEVLEARVSRSRPELGIVRMRAEVTNQRGEIVAVCDYINMLRLAGKDADHAHG, from the coding sequence GTGGCCAATTATACATTCGAAGACTTTCCCCCGGGCCGCCGCTTCGATTTTACGAAGCGGACGCTGACGTCGGACGAGATCATCGCCTTCGCATGCGAGTTCGATCCGCAGCCGATGCACATGGACGAGGAAGCCGGCCGCGCCAGCATCCTCGGCGGGCTCGCCGCCTCGGGCTGGCACACCAGCGCGATCATGATGCGCATGCTCTTCGACGCCTATCTCGACGGCTCCACCTCGGAAGGCTCGCCCGGCGTCGACAGCATGGAATGGAAACGCCCGGTGCTTGCCGGCGACACGCTCGACGGCCATTGCGAGGTGCTGGAGGCCCGCGTCTCGCGCTCGCGCCCGGAGCTCGGCATCGTGCGCATGCGCGCCGAGGTGACGAATCAGCGCGGCGAGATCGTCGCGGTCTGCGACTATATCAACATGCTGCGTCTTGCCGGAAAGGATGCCGACCATGCGCATGGCTGA
- a CDS encoding MaoC family dehydratase, translating into MRMAELYPTGEAVEVGSLAFTAEDIVRFARDFDPQPFHLDPELARNALFGGLCASGWHTSAGWMKCFVSFWADECRRLAAEGIAPPKLGPSPGFTGLAWLKPVFAGDTITYSVTLLGSRAVTSRTDRLLNTILCAGRNQNGEPVIRFESTVLEFV; encoded by the coding sequence ATGCGCATGGCTGAGCTCTATCCGACGGGCGAGGCCGTCGAGGTCGGAAGCCTCGCCTTCACCGCCGAGGACATCGTGCGCTTCGCGCGGGATTTCGATCCGCAGCCCTTCCACCTCGATCCGGAACTGGCGAGGAATGCCCTCTTCGGCGGGCTCTGTGCCTCCGGCTGGCACACCAGCGCCGGCTGGATGAAATGCTTCGTGTCGTTCTGGGCGGACGAATGCAGGCGCCTTGCCGCCGAAGGCATCGCGCCGCCGAAACTCGGCCCCTCCCCGGGCTTCACCGGGCTCGCCTGGCTGAAGCCGGTCTTCGCCGGCGACACGATCACCTATTCGGTGACGCTCCTCGGCTCCCGCGCGGTCACCTCGCGGACAGACCGGCTCTTGAACACGATCCTTTGCGCCGGCCGGAACCAGAACGGCGAGCCGGTCATCCGCTTCGAGAGCACGGTACTGGAATTCGTCTGA
- a CDS encoding adenine phosphoribosyltransferase encodes MSSLEQELVAAIRNIPDYPKPGVMFRDITTLLGNPRAFRRAVDELVHPYAGIGIAKVAGIEARGFILGGAMAHQLSTGFVPIRKKGKLPHETVRVAYSLEYGVDEMEMHKDAITPGEKVILVDDLIATGGTAEAAVKLLRQMGADIVAACFVIDLPDIGGRRKLEALGVEVRTLVAFDGH; translated from the coding sequence ATGTCCAGTCTTGAGCAAGAACTCGTCGCAGCGATCCGCAACATCCCGGATTATCCGAAGCCGGGCGTCATGTTCCGCGACATCACCACGCTGCTCGGCAATCCGCGCGCCTTCCGCCGCGCGGTGGACGAACTGGTGCATCCCTATGCCGGCATCGGCATCGCCAAGGTCGCGGGCATCGAGGCGCGCGGCTTCATCCTCGGCGGCGCCATGGCGCACCAGCTGTCGACCGGCTTCGTGCCGATCCGCAAGAAGGGCAAGCTGCCGCACGAGACCGTGCGCGTGGCCTACAGCCTGGAATACGGTGTGGACGAGATGGAGATGCACAAGGACGCCATCACCCCCGGCGAGAAGGTGATCCTCGTCGACGACCTGATCGCCACCGGCGGCACGGCGGAGGCCGCCGTCAAGCTTCTGCGCCAGATGGGGGCCGATATCGTCGCCGCCTGTTTCGTCATCGACCTGCCGGACATCGGCGGCCGCAGGAAGCTGGAGGCGCTCGGCGTCGAGGTGCGCACGCTGGTGGCGTTCGACGGGCATTGA
- a CDS encoding cytochrome c1 — MKKLVAGILSLALVAGLGVSLATAQEDHAAAGGAEAEHATPHYPIHHPKQQSWTFAGPFGKYDKGQLQRGLKVYTEVCSACHSMSLVSFRTLEGLGYSEAQVKAFAANYEVQDGPNADGEMFTRKAIPSDHFPSPYANHEAAAASNNGAAPPDMSLLAKARGITRGFPQFVFDIFTQYQEGGPDYIYSLLTGYDEEKPANIELAEGTHYNPYFAGAAALAMAKPISDDQVTYDDGSPQTVDQYARDVASFLMWAAEPHLEERKRTGFMVMVFLVIFTGLIYLTKKSVYANKEH, encoded by the coding sequence ATGAAAAAGCTTGTTGCAGGCATTCTGTCGCTCGCCCTCGTCGCCGGCCTCGGCGTCTCCCTCGCCACGGCGCAGGAAGACCACGCGGCTGCCGGCGGTGCGGAAGCGGAACACGCCACGCCGCATTACCCGATCCACCACCCGAAGCAGCAGAGCTGGACCTTCGCCGGTCCCTTCGGCAAGTATGACAAGGGCCAGCTGCAGCGCGGCCTGAAGGTCTACACCGAAGTCTGCTCGGCCTGTCACTCGATGAGCCTGGTGTCCTTCCGCACGCTGGAAGGCCTTGGCTACTCCGAGGCGCAGGTGAAGGCCTTCGCGGCGAACTACGAAGTGCAGGACGGCCCGAACGCGGACGGTGAGATGTTCACCCGCAAGGCCATCCCGTCCGACCACTTCCCGTCGCCCTACGCCAACCACGAGGCGGCTGCCGCCTCGAACAATGGCGCGGCTCCGCCGGACATGTCGCTGCTCGCCAAGGCACGCGGCATCACCCGCGGCTTCCCGCAGTTCGTCTTCGACATCTTCACCCAGTATCAGGAAGGCGGGCCGGACTATATCTACTCGCTGCTGACCGGTTACGACGAAGAGAAGCCGGCGAATATCGAACTCGCGGAAGGCACGCACTACAACCCGTATTTCGCCGGGGCCGCCGCGCTTGCGATGGCAAAGCCGATCTCCGACGACCAGGTCACCTATGACGACGGCTCGCCGCAGACGGTCGACCAGTATGCCCGCGACGTCGCTTCCTTCCTGATGTGGGCCGCCGAGCCGCACCTGGAAGAGCGCAAGCGCACCGGCTTCATGGTCATGGTCTTCCTGGTGATCTTCACCGGCCTGATCTACCTGACGAAGAAGTCGGTCTACGCGAACAAGGAACACTGA
- a CDS encoding cytochrome b translates to MSAEHSTYQPTTGIEKWVDSRLPLPRMIHDSFVSYPVPRNLNYAYTFGAMLSVMLIVQILTGIVLAMHYAAETTVAFNSVEKIMRDVNHGWLLRYMHANGASFFFIAVYLHIARGLYYGSYKAPREILWILGVVIYLLMMATGFMGYVLPWGQMSFWGATVITGFFSAFPWVGEWIQQFLLGGFAVDNPTLNRFFSLHYLLPFMIAGVVVLHVWALHVTGQTNPTGVEVKSKTDTVAFTPYATLKDALGVSVFLIVFAWFIFYMPNYLGHPDNYIPADPLKTPAHIVPEWYYLPFYAMLRAITFNVGPIDSKLGGVLVMFGAIIVLFFLPWLDTSKVRSAVYRPWYKLFFWIFVANAIMLGWLGAQPAEGIYVVLSQLGTLYYFGFFIVLMPLLGLIETPKRIPNSITEAVLEKKNAKLAKA, encoded by the coding sequence ATGAGTGCTGAACATTCAACCTACCAGCCGACGACTGGCATCGAAAAATGGGTCGATTCGCGCCTGCCTCTGCCGCGCATGATCCATGACAGCTTCGTTTCCTATCCGGTTCCGCGCAACCTGAACTATGCCTACACCTTCGGCGCCATGCTGTCGGTGATGCTGATCGTGCAGATCCTGACCGGCATCGTTCTGGCCATGCACTATGCCGCCGAAACGACCGTCGCGTTCAACTCGGTCGAGAAGATCATGCGCGACGTGAACCACGGCTGGCTGCTGCGCTACATGCACGCCAACGGCGCATCCTTCTTCTTCATCGCGGTCTATCTGCATATCGCCCGCGGCCTCTACTACGGCTCCTACAAGGCGCCGCGCGAAATCCTCTGGATCCTCGGCGTGGTGATCTACCTGCTCATGATGGCCACCGGCTTCATGGGCTACGTTCTGCCCTGGGGCCAGATGTCCTTCTGGGGCGCCACGGTCATCACCGGCTTCTTCTCGGCCTTCCCGTGGGTCGGCGAGTGGATCCAGCAGTTCCTGCTCGGCGGCTTCGCGGTCGACAACCCGACGCTGAACCGCTTCTTCTCGCTGCACTACCTGCTGCCGTTCATGATCGCCGGCGTCGTCGTCCTGCACGTCTGGGCGCTGCACGTCACCGGCCAGACGAACCCGACCGGCGTCGAGGTGAAGTCCAAGACCGACACGGTCGCCTTCACGCCCTACGCGACGCTGAAGGACGCCCTCGGCGTCTCGGTCTTCCTGATCGTCTTCGCCTGGTTCATCTTCTACATGCCGAACTATCTCGGCCACCCGGACAACTACATTCCGGCGGATCCGCTGAAGACCCCGGCCCACATCGTTCCGGAATGGTACTACCTGCCGTTCTACGCGATGCTGCGTGCCATCACCTTCAATGTCGGCCCGATCGACTCCAAGCTCGGCGGCGTCCTCGTGATGTTCGGCGCGATCATCGTGCTGTTCTTCCTGCCGTGGCTCGACACCTCCAAGGTTCGCTCCGCCGTCTACCGCCCGTGGTACAAGCTGTTCTTCTGGATCTTCGTGGCGAACGCCATCATGCTCGGCTGGCTCGGCGCACAGCCCGCTGAAGGCATCTACGTCGTCCTTTCCCAGCTCGGCACGCTCTACTACTTCGGCTTCTTCATCGTCCTCATGCCGCTCCTCGGCCTGATCGAAACCCCGAAGCGCATTCCGAATTCGATCACGGAAGCGGTTCTGGAAAAGAAGAACGCAAAGCTGGCCAAGGCCTGA
- the petA gene encoding ubiquinol-cytochrome c reductase iron-sulfur subunit, whose amino-acid sequence MSEHETTSESLGEPTRRDFLYLATGMAGVVGGVAVAWPFIDQMRPDASTLALGAIEVDVSSLTPGMSLTVKWRGKPVFIRNRTDKEVEEAKAVALADLKDPVARNANIAADAQATDLDRSAGESRENWIIMVGVCTHLGCIPLGQAGDFGGWFCPCHGSHYDTAGRIRKGPAPQNLAVPTFSFISDTVIKIG is encoded by the coding sequence GTGAGCGAACACGAGACAACAAGCGAATCCCTGGGCGAGCCCACTCGCCGCGACTTCCTTTACCTGGCCACCGGCATGGCGGGCGTCGTGGGCGGCGTGGCGGTTGCCTGGCCGTTCATCGACCAGATGCGCCCGGATGCATCGACGCTGGCGCTCGGCGCCATCGAAGTCGACGTCTCCAGCCTGACGCCCGGCATGTCGCTGACCGTCAAGTGGCGCGGCAAGCCCGTCTTCATCCGCAACCGCACGGACAAGGAAGTCGAGGAAGCCAAGGCCGTCGCGCTTGCCGACCTCAAGGACCCGGTTGCCCGCAATGCCAACATCGCGGCCGACGCGCAGGCGACCGACCTCGACCGCTCGGCCGGGGAAAGCCGGGAAAACTGGATCATCATGGTCGGCGTGTGCACGCACCTCGGCTGTATTCCGCTTGGCCAGGCCGGCGACTTCGGCGGATGGTTCTGTCCCTGCCACGGTTCGCACTATGACACTGCCGGTCGTATCCGTAAGGGTCCGGCGCCGCAGAACCTCGCCGTGCCGACCTTCTCGTTCATTTCCGACACAGTCATCAAGATCGGTTGA
- a CDS encoding ABC transporter ATP-binding protein produces the protein MIFRPLFSFFENWIQPFARRDDLRPPQGLFAFVWFYVRQAKAPFAALLVLGGITAGIEAATFWFVGRLVDMLATVKPGEGWDGLLAAHGTELLLMLGLIGVVRFVVAFLTALVDQQVITPGFYNLVRWQSYVHVARQSLSFFQNDFSGRIVTKVWSAGQATGDVITSFMESIWFVTIYTASTLVLLGQLDLRLAAVLFVWLAVFAVLARYFVPRIREHSRLSAEAASMISGRMVDAYSNIQTLKLFGRDEANDRYMRSGFDTFQGTILAFTRLLTSLRASLAFLSGLMIAGMAVLCIHLWLGGIISSGAVAFTMALVLRLNFLLNRLMTQLNSIMRNIGTIQNSADLISQPIGLVDRPDAATLTVARPEIRFENVRFHYGRPSGVIDDLSLSIRPGEKVGIVGRSGAGKSTLVNLLLRFYDLEGGRILVGGEDIAAVTQESLRANIGMVSQDTALLHRSIRDNILFGNPDASEAEMIEAARKAEAHDFILALEDQRGRRGYDAHVGERGVKLSGGQRQRIAIARVMLKDAPILVLDEATSALDSEVEAAIQSNLERLMRGKTVLAIAHRLSTIAALDRLIVLDHGRIVEEGAHGELVARGGLYADLWSRQSGGFLGHEAAAQ, from the coding sequence ATGATCTTCCGGCCGCTTTTCTCCTTCTTCGAGAACTGGATACAGCCCTTCGCGCGGCGGGATGACCTGCGGCCGCCGCAGGGGCTCTTTGCCTTCGTCTGGTTCTATGTGCGCCAGGCCAAGGCGCCGTTCGCGGCGCTTCTGGTGCTGGGCGGCATCACGGCGGGGATCGAGGCGGCGACGTTCTGGTTCGTCGGGCGGCTCGTCGACATGCTGGCGACGGTGAAGCCGGGCGAGGGGTGGGACGGGCTTCTTGCCGCGCATGGGACGGAGCTGTTGCTGATGCTCGGGCTTATCGGCGTCGTGCGCTTCGTCGTCGCCTTCCTGACGGCGCTCGTCGACCAGCAGGTCATTACCCCCGGCTTCTACAATCTGGTGCGCTGGCAGTCCTATGTGCATGTCGCGCGCCAGTCGCTCTCCTTCTTCCAGAACGATTTTTCCGGGCGTATCGTCACCAAGGTCTGGTCGGCGGGGCAGGCGACGGGCGATGTCATCACCTCCTTCATGGAGAGCATCTGGTTCGTGACGATCTACACGGCCTCGACGCTCGTGCTGCTCGGCCAGCTCGACCTCAGGCTGGCAGCGGTCCTCTTCGTCTGGCTGGCGGTCTTCGCGGTTCTGGCGCGCTATTTCGTGCCGCGCATCCGCGAGCATTCACGCCTTTCGGCCGAGGCCGCCTCGATGATCAGCGGGCGCATGGTCGATGCCTATTCCAATATCCAGACCCTGAAGCTCTTCGGCCGCGACGAGGCGAACGACCGCTACATGCGCAGCGGCTTCGATACGTTCCAGGGAACGATCCTCGCCTTCACGCGGCTCCTGACGTCGCTGCGCGCCTCGCTCGCCTTCCTTTCCGGGCTGATGATCGCCGGCATGGCGGTGCTGTGCATCCATCTCTGGCTCGGCGGCATCATCAGCTCGGGCGCCGTCGCCTTCACCATGGCGCTGGTGCTGCGGCTCAATTTCCTGCTCAACCGCCTGATGACGCAGCTCAACAGCATCATGCGCAATATCGGCACGATCCAGAATTCGGCCGACCTCATCTCCCAGCCGATCGGCCTGGTCGACCGGCCGGACGCGGCCACGCTGACGGTCGCGCGGCCGGAGATCCGCTTCGAGAACGTCCGTTTCCACTACGGCCGCCCCTCGGGCGTCATCGACGATCTCTCGCTGTCGATCCGGCCGGGCGAGAAGGTCGGCATCGTCGGGCGGTCGGGGGCGGGCAAGTCGACCCTCGTCAATCTGCTGCTACGCTTCTACGACCTTGAAGGTGGGCGCATCCTCGTCGGGGGCGAGGACATCGCCGCCGTCACGCAGGAGAGCCTGCGCGCCAATATCGGCATGGTCAGCCAGGACACGGCGCTGCTTCACCGCTCGATCCGCGACAACATCCTCTTCGGCAACCCGGATGCCAGCGAGGCGGAGATGATCGAGGCGGCGCGCAAGGCCGAGGCGCATGATTTCATCCTCGCGCTCGAGGACCAGCGCGGCCGCAGGGGCTACGACGCCCATGTCGGCGAGCGCGGCGTCAAGCTCTCCGGCGGCCAGCGCCAGCGCATCGCCATCGCCCGCGTCATGCTGAAGGACGCGCCGATCCTCGTGCTCGACGAGGCGACGTCGGCGCTCGATTCGGAGGTGGAGGCAGCCATCCAGTCGAACCTGGAGCGGCTGATGCGCGGCAAGACGGTGCTCGCCATCGCCCATCGCCTCTCCACCATCGCCGCGCTCGACCGGCTGATCGTGCTCGACCACGGCCGCATCGTGGAGGAGGGCGCGCATGGCGAGCTGGTGGCGCGGGGCGGGCTCTATGCGGATCTCTGGTCGCGCCAGTCGGGCGGTTTCCTCGGCCACGAGGCGGCGGCGCAATAG
- a CDS encoding type II toxin-antitoxin system RelE/ParE family toxin: protein MKTTVLPSARADILKQIGYFIDLGLDPVADRFLAAVRMAIDHVSNTPHAGSPRPMKNRRLLGLRTWSIGGFDEIKLYYLVTDDELVIVRVLHGCRDIKGILEV from the coding sequence TTGAAAACGACCGTCCTCCCGTCCGCCCGTGCCGATATCCTCAAGCAGATCGGGTATTTCATCGATCTTGGACTGGATCCGGTGGCCGACCGCTTCCTCGCGGCCGTGCGCATGGCGATCGATCATGTCTCAAACACGCCGCATGCGGGGTCGCCGCGGCCAATGAAGAACCGCCGGCTGCTTGGCTTGAGGACATGGTCCATCGGCGGATTCGATGAGATAAAGCTCTATTATCTTGTAACGGACGACGAACTTGTCATCGTGCGCGTCCTTCACGGGTGTCGGGACATCAAGGGTATTCTGGAGGTATAG
- a CDS encoding type II toxin-antitoxin system ParD family antitoxin yields MATITISLPDTLKSFVESQIEAKGYGNVSEYFRSLLRDAQEKENEARLEVLLLEGLASGKGNVPDAAFWSDLKSEAAQLLAARPRKSGVR; encoded by the coding sequence ATGGCGACGATCACCATTTCCCTGCCTGACACCTTGAAATCCTTCGTCGAAAGCCAGATTGAAGCGAAGGGATACGGCAATGTCAGCGAATATTTCCGCAGTCTCTTGCGCGATGCCCAGGAAAAAGAGAACGAAGCGCGGCTCGAGGTCCTCTTGCTGGAAGGGCTGGCTTCCGGCAAGGGAAACGTGCCCGATGCTGCCTTCTGGTCGGACCTGAAGTCCGAGGCGGCTCAGCTTCTTGCAGCACGCCCCCGTAAAAGCGGTGTACGTTGA
- a CDS encoding tRNA (cytidine(34)-2'-O)-methyltransferase gives MSDLRIALYQPDIAGNTGTILRFAACLGLAVDIIEPAGFDISDRSLKRAGMDYLAAVTLTRHVSWDRFEEWRAASGRRLVLASTRAAGLYTDFAYRPDDILLFGRESAGVPDRVHETADGRVLIPMVEGQRSINVALSAAMICGEALRQTGFA, from the coding sequence ATGTCCGACCTGCGCATCGCCCTCTACCAGCCCGACATCGCCGGCAATACCGGCACGATCCTGCGTTTCGCCGCCTGCCTCGGCCTCGCCGTCGACATCATCGAGCCGGCCGGCTTCGACATTTCCGACCGCAGCCTGAAGCGGGCGGGCATGGATTATCTCGCCGCCGTGACGCTGACGCGGCATGTCAGCTGGGATCGTTTCGAGGAATGGCGGGCGGCGAGCGGCCGCCGGCTCGTGCTCGCCTCGACGAGGGCGGCGGGCCTCTATACGGATTTCGCCTACCGGCCGGACGATATCCTGCTCTTCGGCCGCGAAAGCGCCGGCGTGCCGGACCGCGTGCACGAGACGGCGGACGGCCGGGTGCTCATTCCCATGGTCGAGGGCCAGCGCTCGATCAACGTCGCGCTCTCCGCCGCCATGATCTGCGGCGAGGCGCTGCGCCAGACGGGCTTTGCCTGA
- a CDS encoding MFS transporter, with protein sequence MRPDHYATAEVARSPEEYRRNATLLFVSTLTIMSGATISASLPGIAARFAEVESVALLSRLVLTLPAVFIALFSPAAGFLVDRFGRKPLLLASLALFSVAGASGLVLDTLPGLLAGRAVLGIAVGGIMTATTALVGDFFQGPARDRYMGLQQAFVGIGGTIFLTGGGFLAEIHWRGPFLIYTAAILLLPAALAFLPEPQRVRRAGVVAGEERLGGRKMALLGLLFLAAAVNMIAFYMIPTQLPFFLERLGFTAPSLAGAAIGAGQLVGVASALAFAPFRRRLGIMGVFGLGFASAGLSFLLLSMVESYAGVLLAMAVSGICMGTIMPNFAAAAMLLAPPALRGRVSGLLVSSIFAGQFLSPIVSQPLIGRFGYGGAYGLVGAVVLAIGLVAFAARPARSGDG encoded by the coding sequence ATGAGGCCCGATCATTACGCGACGGCCGAGGTCGCCCGCTCGCCGGAGGAATACCGGCGCAACGCGACGCTGCTTTTCGTCAGCACGCTTACCATCATGTCCGGCGCGACGATCTCCGCCTCGCTTCCGGGCATCGCGGCGCGGTTCGCCGAGGTGGAGAGCGTCGCGCTACTCAGCCGGCTCGTGCTGACGCTGCCGGCGGTGTTCATCGCGCTGTTCTCGCCGGCCGCGGGCTTTCTCGTCGACCGCTTCGGTCGCAAGCCCCTGCTGCTCGCCTCGCTCGCGCTCTTTTCCGTCGCGGGCGCCTCCGGGCTGGTGCTCGATACACTGCCCGGCCTTCTTGCCGGCCGGGCGGTGCTCGGCATCGCCGTCGGCGGCATCATGACGGCGACGACGGCGCTGGTCGGCGACTTCTTCCAGGGGCCGGCGCGCGACCGCTACATGGGCCTGCAGCAGGCCTTCGTCGGCATCGGCGGGACGATCTTCCTGACGGGCGGCGGCTTCCTTGCGGAAATCCACTGGCGCGGGCCGTTCCTCATCTATACGGCGGCGATCCTGCTGCTGCCCGCGGCGCTGGCCTTCCTGCCGGAGCCGCAGCGCGTGCGCCGGGCTGGGGTGGTGGCGGGGGAGGAGAGGCTCGGCGGTCGAAAGATGGCGCTGCTCGGCCTCCTGTTCCTCGCGGCGGCGGTCAACATGATCGCCTTCTACATGATCCCCACGCAGCTTCCCTTCTTTCTGGAACGCCTCGGCTTTACCGCACCGAGCCTTGCGGGCGCGGCCATCGGCGCGGGGCAGCTCGTCGGCGTGGCGAGCGCGCTCGCCTTCGCGCCCTTCCGCCGCCGGCTGGGGATCATGGGCGTCTTCGGCCTCGGCTTTGCGTCCGCCGGGCTTTCCTTCCTCCTGTTGTCGATGGTGGAGAGCTATGCCGGCGTGCTTCTGGCCATGGCGGTTTCGGGTATCTGCATGGGCACGATCATGCCGAATTTCGCCGCGGCCGCGATGCTGTTGGCGCCGCCCGCCCTGCGCGGGCGCGTGTCGGGGCTGCTCGTCTCCAGCATCTTCGCCGGCCAGTTCCTCTCGCCCATCGTCTCGCAGCCGCTGATCGGCCGCTTCGGATACGGAGGCGCCTATGGGCTTGTCGGAGCAGTGGTGCTGGCCATCGGCCTCGTCGCCTTCGCCGCGCGGCCGGCGCGGTCGGGCGATGGCTAG
- a CDS encoding NAD(P)H-dependent oxidoreductase, translating to MTDRLTIALIYGSGRQGRFADTIAGWLEPELAGFGQYDIIRIDPAELTFTPGGLDEPSAERVESLILQADAFLIVTPEYNHAYPAALKAIIDCCFRPWHAKPIAFVSYGGVSGGLRAVEQLRLVFAELHAVAIRDTVSLPHAWTQFDPAGNPFRPGQLSGQLAMLMKRLTWWANALKAARIATRYDEVAA from the coding sequence ATGACAGACAGACTGACCATCGCCCTCATCTATGGCAGCGGCCGGCAAGGGCGCTTTGCCGATACGATCGCGGGGTGGCTGGAACCGGAGCTTGCCGGGTTCGGCCAGTACGACATCATCCGCATCGACCCGGCAGAACTGACCTTCACGCCCGGCGGCCTCGACGAGCCCTCGGCGGAGCGGGTCGAAAGCCTGATCCTGCAGGCGGATGCCTTCCTGATCGTCACGCCGGAATACAATCACGCCTATCCGGCCGCGTTGAAGGCGATCATCGATTGCTGCTTCCGGCCCTGGCACGCCAAGCCCATCGCCTTCGTTTCCTATGGCGGCGTCTCGGGCGGGCTCAGGGCGGTGGAGCAGTTGCGGCTGGTCTTCGCCGAGCTTCATGCCGTGGCGATCCGCGACACGGTGAGCCTCCCCCATGCCTGGACGCAGTTCGATCCCGCCGGCAATCCATTCCGCCCCGGCCAACTCAGCGGCCAGCTCGCCATGTTGATGAAGCGGCTGACCTGGTGGGCGAACGCGCTGAAGGCGGCGCGCATCGCGACGCGCTATGACGAGGTGGCGGCATGA
- the soxR gene encoding redox-sensitive transcriptional activator SoxR: protein MTEKCPNDAMPRELSVGEVAERSGVAVSTLHFYETKGLIRSQRNRGNQRRYPRSILRRVAVIKVAQRTGIPLAEIADALSVLPHDRPLTAQDWRKLSQTWRTFLDDRIARLTKLRNQLDGCIGCGCLSMRECPLRNPLDTLAAEGPGPRLLEPDPA from the coding sequence ATGACGGAAAAATGTCCGAACGATGCCATGCCGCGCGAGCTCAGCGTCGGCGAAGTCGCCGAACGCAGCGGCGTCGCGGTTTCCACATTGCATTTCTACGAAACGAAAGGGCTGATCCGCAGCCAGCGCAACCGCGGCAACCAGCGGCGCTATCCGCGCAGCATCCTGCGCCGCGTCGCGGTGATCAAGGTCGCCCAGCGCACCGGCATTCCGCTGGCCGAGATCGCCGATGCGCTCTCCGTGCTGCCGCACGACCGGCCGCTCACCGCGCAGGACTGGCGAAAACTCTCGCAGACCTGGCGCACATTTCTGGACGACCGCATCGCGCGACTCACGAAGCTGCGCAACCAGCTCGACGGCTGCATCGGCTGCGGCTGCCTTTCGATGCGGGAATGCCCGCTGCGCAATCCGCTGGATACGCTGGCGGCGGAAGGTCCGGGCCCGAGACTGCTCGAGCCCGATCCGGCTTAA